One Sphingobacteruim zhuxiongii DNA window includes the following coding sequences:
- a CDS encoding hotdog fold domain-containing protein — translation MKWALRLYPPFFFQRIWVKTILDNYLGADLKINKSIFNINSNGTIFGGTIFSAIDPFYPILLDQYFKHRGILRTVAWLKTAHIEYRKPGRTNLQFSIRLDEAVLQEALESIRTHGKVVKTFATHVYDKDGTLCAVAHNEIYIRNLDFDFDNYYKQKASDEAISTQQ, via the coding sequence ATGAAATGGGCACTAAGACTTTATCCGCCCTTCTTCTTCCAACGGATTTGGGTGAAAACAATCTTGGATAACTATCTAGGTGCCGACCTCAAGATAAACAAGAGTATTTTCAACATCAATTCGAACGGGACTATATTCGGAGGTACCATCTTTTCTGCAATCGATCCATTCTACCCTATTCTTTTAGATCAATATTTCAAGCATCGAGGTATATTACGTACCGTTGCATGGCTGAAAACGGCACATATTGAGTATAGAAAACCTGGACGTACGAATCTTCAATTTAGCATTCGATTAGATGAAGCTGTTCTTCAGGAAGCGCTCGAATCCATTCGGACGCACGGAAAGGTCGTTAAAACTTTTGCGACGCATGTTTATGACAAGGATGGGACCCTGTGTGCCGTAGCGCATAATGAAATCTATATCCGTAATTTAGACTTTGATTTCGACAATTATTACAAACAAAAAGCTTCTGACGAGGCTATTTCTACACAACAATAA
- a CDS encoding NfeD family protein, which produces MNKFTKYILGIIVICLMTIANSYGQSVYTVKIKDDIGPNSWRTLKNALKEAKANKSTFFLLELNTYGGALNFADSMRTALLNAAPMKTITYVNNNAASAGALISLATDYIYMQEGSSFGAASVVNQNGEVLPEKYQSYMRGLMRATAEAKGRDPKVAEAFVDPSISIPNLKEDGKLLTLTTQEAVKIGLAKKDVKSQVDVFSDLQITKPEVKIHQTTWVDAIIALLINPLVSGLLIMGIIGGIYFELQSPGIGFALVVALICATLFFAPLYLQGLADHWEIAIFVLGVILLVLEIFVIPGFGVAGISGIILVLCGLAFSMVANNYLDFKLAQPGLLMNSFIIVIAAMVGSIILAVIFGKNILQSSSFKKLVLEDEQRADVGYTSSVQKSNLINKEGIAKTVLRPSGKIEIDQVWYDAVALDGFIDAGEAVYVEKHENYNLFVRKLSERNA; this is translated from the coding sequence ATGAACAAATTTACAAAATACATTTTAGGTATTATCGTCATTTGTTTAATGACTATAGCGAATAGCTATGGCCAATCTGTCTACACTGTGAAAATTAAGGATGATATCGGTCCGAATTCATGGCGAACATTGAAAAATGCATTGAAAGAAGCGAAAGCAAATAAGTCAACCTTTTTTTTATTGGAACTAAATACCTACGGTGGGGCATTGAATTTTGCGGACTCTATGCGGACTGCATTGCTAAATGCAGCTCCAATGAAGACTATTACCTACGTGAACAATAATGCGGCGTCTGCAGGTGCTCTAATCTCACTAGCGACTGATTATATTTATATGCAAGAGGGTTCTAGCTTTGGGGCCGCTTCAGTCGTAAATCAAAATGGTGAAGTTCTACCGGAAAAATACCAATCTTATATGAGGGGCTTAATGCGTGCTACTGCAGAGGCAAAAGGACGTGATCCAAAAGTTGCCGAGGCCTTTGTAGATCCTAGTATTTCGATTCCAAACTTGAAAGAGGATGGTAAACTATTGACCTTAACTACACAAGAGGCAGTGAAGATTGGTTTGGCAAAGAAGGATGTAAAGAGTCAAGTAGATGTTTTTTCCGATTTACAAATTACAAAGCCGGAGGTTAAGATTCATCAAACAACTTGGGTAGATGCAATCATTGCCTTACTGATCAACCCCTTGGTCAGTGGATTATTGATTATGGGTATTATCGGTGGGATTTATTTTGAGTTGCAATCTCCTGGAATTGGCTTTGCTTTAGTGGTCGCGTTAATATGCGCAACACTTTTCTTTGCTCCATTATACCTACAAGGATTAGCAGATCATTGGGAAATTGCCATCTTTGTACTAGGTGTCATTCTGCTGGTCTTAGAAATATTTGTGATACCTGGTTTTGGTGTCGCCGGAATTTCAGGAATTATATTAGTACTTTGCGGCCTTGCGTTTTCCATGGTGGCTAACAATTATTTAGATTTTAAACTTGCACAACCCGGACTTCTGATGAATTCATTTATTATTGTCATTGCTGCGATGGTCGGGTCAATTATACTCGCCGTTATTTTTGGAAAAAATATATTACAATCTTCAAGCTTTAAGAAGCTCGTCTTAGAGGATGAACAACGCGCGGACGTTGGATATACATCTTCAGTACAAAAGTCTAATTTGATTAACAAAGAAGGAATTGCGAAGACTGTACTCCGTCCTAGTGGAAAGATTGAAATAGATCAGGTATGGTATGATGCTGTCGCTTTGGATGGCTTTATCGACGCTGGAGAAGCAGTATACGTTGAGAAGCATGAAAATTATAATCTGTTCGTTCGCAAGTTGTCCGAACGTAATGCTTAA
- a CDS encoding SCO family protein — MNKLFGFTLISILLSGLFSCSSNERKLPIYGERTPVEKEVDGKKIVDTLYQTIPNFSFLNQDSAQLTQDFFKGKIYVANFFFTHCPSICPTMQRNLLKAYKKYKGNEKIAFLSHSIDFKYDQPYILKDYANKLGVDNDQWQFVNGTKADIYGMADKYLVYAKEDASVPGGYDHQGYLVIIDPEKRIRGAYDGTDETQVNKLLEDLDVILNEYK; from the coding sequence ATGAATAAATTATTCGGCTTTACCTTAATTTCAATACTCTTAAGTGGTTTATTTAGCTGTTCATCAAACGAACGTAAACTACCAATTTATGGAGAACGAACGCCTGTAGAAAAAGAAGTAGATGGTAAAAAGATCGTTGATACCCTGTATCAAACAATACCTAATTTTAGCTTTCTAAACCAAGATAGTGCGCAATTGACGCAAGATTTCTTCAAAGGGAAGATTTATGTTGCTAATTTCTTCTTTACGCACTGTCCAAGTATTTGCCCAACGATGCAACGCAATTTGCTAAAGGCCTATAAAAAATACAAAGGAAATGAGAAAATCGCGTTCTTATCACACAGTATCGACTTTAAATACGATCAACCCTATATTCTGAAGGATTACGCAAATAAGTTAGGCGTAGATAATGACCAGTGGCAATTTGTCAATGGCACAAAAGCAGACATCTACGGGATGGCTGACAAATACTTAGTTTATGCCAAAGAAGATGCAAGTGTACCAGGAGGCTACGATCATCAAGGTTATTTGGTGATAATCGATCCTGAAAAGCGTATACGCGGTGCTTATGACGGAACCGATGAGACACAAGTCAACAAACTGTTGGAAGATTTAGACGTTATTCTAAACGAATACAAGTAA
- a CDS encoding transposase, which translates to MKNLAFIALGISMISVSCQNNQETQNQKLGAEAIRIHDEIMPQISTFDKTTVKIDSILAHLADIKTLKADLDTTAARVELTSLKDSIEAATDNMMTWMKDYDATSTDETYQQKELDKITIMQKQFESVNGQINKSLTPFN; encoded by the coding sequence ATGAAAAATTTAGCTTTTATTGCATTAGGTATTAGTATGATAAGTGTTTCTTGTCAAAATAATCAGGAGACACAGAATCAAAAGCTAGGTGCTGAAGCCATCAGAATACACGATGAAATCATGCCTCAAATTTCAACGTTTGATAAAACGACTGTTAAAATTGACTCAATACTTGCTCATTTGGCAGATATAAAAACATTGAAAGCAGATTTAGATACTACGGCTGCCCGCGTTGAATTGACAAGTTTAAAAGATAGCATCGAAGCCGCAACGGATAATATGATGACTTGGATGAAAGATTACGATGCGACTAGCACAGATGAAACTTATCAACAAAAAGAACTAGATAAGATAACCATTATGCAAAAACAATTCGAATCTGTAAATGGTCAAATCAACAAATCGCTAACGCCTTTTAACTAA
- a CDS encoding LysM peptidoglycan-binding domain-containing protein — protein sequence MKKQAYKLQSFKKTLIIYSTCFVLMGVATAQAQTTNSQKTETINGKVFIIHTVAAKDTYYQLSRQYGVPVKAIMTANNQKNLRPGDSVRIPSTATTAEPTAAKKDSTKEINNAVVPNNPTPQSGQVLTQYKVGSNETLYSIAQRFATNVESIKAMNNLNSDIVREGQTLKIPDGKIAVQTEPIPREPIELPIPDVNREQEIEFETNRYGIREKKEKGIGIWMDNLESKGKSNLALHRTAPVGTILKITNPLTKNITFAKVVGKFSDTADSRDAIVILSKSAASHIGAFDKRFLIEITYGAPIEN from the coding sequence ATGAAAAAACAAGCATACAAATTGCAGTCTTTTAAAAAGACTCTTATTATATATTCAACGTGTTTTGTATTGATGGGAGTGGCAACCGCGCAGGCACAAACAACAAATAGCCAGAAAACAGAAACGATCAACGGAAAGGTATTTATTATTCACACTGTTGCTGCCAAGGATACTTATTACCAATTGAGTCGCCAATACGGTGTACCGGTTAAAGCGATCATGACAGCCAACAATCAGAAAAATTTACGCCCGGGAGATTCTGTACGCATCCCATCAACTGCGACGACTGCCGAACCGACAGCTGCGAAAAAAGACAGCACTAAAGAAATAAATAATGCTGTTGTTCCAAATAATCCAACGCCACAATCAGGACAAGTCCTTACGCAGTACAAAGTTGGTTCCAATGAAACACTTTATTCTATCGCGCAACGATTTGCGACTAATGTCGAAAGCATAAAAGCGATGAACAACCTGAATTCAGATATTGTTCGTGAAGGACAGACATTGAAGATCCCAGACGGCAAGATCGCCGTACAAACGGAACCTATCCCACGCGAACCAATTGAATTACCGATTCCTGACGTCAATCGCGAACAGGAGATTGAATTCGAAACAAACCGATATGGAATTCGTGAGAAAAAAGAAAAAGGGATAGGAATATGGATGGACAATCTCGAATCCAAAGGCAAGAGCAATCTTGCATTACATCGTACCGCTCCCGTAGGAACTATACTAAAGATTACAAATCCTTTGACGAAAAATATTACCTTTGCGAAAGTTGTAGGAAAATTCTCCGATACGGCAGACAGCCGAGATGCTATTGTTATTCTTTCAAAGTCAGCAGCATCACATATCGGTGCATTTGACAAACGTTTCTTAATTGAAATTACCTACGGCGCTCCAATAGAAAATTAA
- a CDS encoding uridine kinase family protein has translation MDKPYVIGIAGSSGSGKTFFLKSFLDHFSTSEITLISQDDYYIPANTKTQEENRLYNFDLPTSIDRNAFYADIKDLFDGKTVYKEEYTFNNPALKPKMLEIKPANILVVEGLFIFHYEEINQLLDYRVFLDAEESIALERRLRRDLVERGYDHDDVMYKWINHVVPSYNEYLLPFRETCDLVIHNNTDEPAVIQSFTNDIASELRQRIY, from the coding sequence ATGGATAAACCTTACGTAATAGGTATAGCAGGAAGCAGTGGTTCGGGTAAAACCTTTTTCTTAAAAAGCTTTTTAGATCATTTCTCAACGAGTGAAATCACTTTGATCTCTCAAGATGATTATTATATACCCGCAAATACAAAAACGCAAGAAGAGAATAGGCTCTACAATTTTGATCTCCCAACTTCAATTGACAGAAATGCATTTTATGCAGACATCAAAGACCTCTTTGATGGAAAAACTGTCTATAAAGAAGAATATACCTTTAACAATCCAGCTTTAAAGCCAAAGATGTTAGAGATAAAGCCCGCCAATATTTTAGTTGTCGAGGGTTTATTTATATTTCACTACGAAGAAATCAATCAGCTATTAGATTATCGCGTCTTTCTTGATGCTGAAGAGTCTATAGCGCTTGAACGTAGATTACGTAGAGATTTAGTTGAACGTGGATATGATCACGACGATGTCATGTATAAATGGATAAACCACGTTGTTCCCTCCTACAATGAATACCTGTTACCGTTTAGAGAGACTTGTGATTTAGTGATTCATAACAACACTGACGAACCGGCGGTTATTCAGAGTTTTACGAATGACATTGCATCAGAATTACGTCAAAGAATTTACTAG
- a CDS encoding c-type cytochrome: MLQRSTYLILGLILGLYFLFSCQSGLSVETMQYATNGQKVYTANCQNCHGANGEGLGKLYPPLNDTMFLNLNRDKLACIVKDGMSGEITINGEKYNQAMPGVPQMNSTDIAYVLTYVTTYFGNSKTHFTREEIEKYLKDCD, from the coding sequence ATGCTCCAACGATCCACTTATTTGATTTTAGGTTTAATCCTCGGATTATACTTCCTTTTTTCCTGTCAATCGGGATTAAGTGTAGAGACCATGCAATATGCGACTAACGGTCAAAAAGTATATACCGCGAATTGCCAAAATTGTCACGGTGCAAATGGTGAGGGTTTGGGAAAACTTTACCCCCCGCTTAACGACACCATGTTTCTAAACCTCAACCGCGATAAGCTCGCATGCATTGTGAAAGATGGTATGTCAGGAGAAATCACAATCAATGGTGAAAAATATAATCAAGCGATGCCTGGTGTACCACAAATGAATAGTACCGACATCGCCTATGTGCTGACTTACGTCACGACCTATTTCGGAAATAGTAAAACACACTTTACTCGAGAAGAAATTGAAAAATATTTAAAGGATTGTGACTAG
- a CDS encoding TolC family protein yields the protein MRLNFKDILVFFSVACATVGISQAQQANSLNSNATLDELINYALGNQIELKQAQIDKEIGEREIASALSGWFPQINASGSYTHNIQLPTTNINGQNITMGQKNTASMVLQADQAIINPGLFQASRASKFIREQNNLNIESTRINTVVDVSKAYYDILTSEEQINIINENIARLQRQYTEANARYETGLVDKTDYKRAQISLNNANAELKSANEFRRYKYDYLKTLLGLNPSAPISLSFENQNMESNILLDTTELMQYANRVEIKQLQTVKNLQKLNTEYQKWNYLPRLGAFANYGLNYRNNQFGDLFKDNFPNSSVGLSLSIPIFQGTKRVQEIRKSELQESRLDLEMENLENQIGAQYSAAMAGYRANMNEWRNAKENMNLSEEVYNTIKLQYDAGVKTYLELMTAETDLKTSQLNYLNALYAVLSSKLDIQKALGTVNISN from the coding sequence ATGAGATTAAATTTTAAGGACATCTTAGTATTCTTTTCGGTAGCATGTGCTACAGTTGGGATTAGCCAAGCGCAGCAAGCTAATTCATTGAATAGCAATGCGACATTAGATGAGCTGATTAACTATGCATTAGGCAACCAGATTGAGCTTAAACAAGCACAAATTGACAAAGAAATTGGAGAAAGAGAAATTGCTTCCGCACTTTCCGGCTGGTTTCCACAGATTAACGCTTCAGGTAGTTACACCCATAATATTCAACTACCGACAACCAATATTAATGGACAAAACATCACGATGGGGCAAAAGAATACCGCATCGATGGTATTACAAGCTGATCAAGCAATCATAAACCCAGGTTTATTTCAGGCTTCAAGAGCGTCCAAATTTATTCGCGAGCAAAACAACCTAAATATTGAGAGTACTCGTATTAATACGGTCGTTGATGTGAGCAAAGCTTATTATGATATTCTTACTAGTGAAGAACAAATCAATATCATCAATGAGAATATTGCACGCCTACAAAGACAGTATACAGAAGCGAACGCTCGTTATGAAACAGGACTTGTGGATAAGACGGATTACAAACGTGCGCAAATTTCTTTGAACAATGCTAATGCAGAATTGAAGTCCGCAAACGAATTTCGTCGCTATAAATACGATTATCTAAAAACATTATTGGGATTAAATCCATCAGCGCCGATTAGCTTATCCTTCGAAAACCAAAATATGGAATCGAATATCCTACTCGATACGACCGAGTTAATGCAGTATGCGAATCGTGTAGAGATTAAACAACTACAAACAGTTAAGAATCTCCAAAAATTAAATACAGAGTACCAAAAATGGAATTACCTTCCTCGTCTAGGTGCATTTGCAAACTATGGATTAAACTATCGCAACAACCAATTTGGGGATTTATTCAAAGATAACTTCCCCAACTCTAGCGTAGGATTGAGTCTTTCAATTCCAATATTCCAGGGAACAAAACGTGTTCAGGAAATCCGAAAATCTGAATTACAAGAGTCGAGATTAGATTTAGAAATGGAGAACTTGGAGAACCAGATAGGGGCTCAATATTCAGCTGCAATGGCAGGCTACCGCGCTAATATGAATGAGTGGAGAAACGCAAAAGAGAACATGAATTTATCCGAAGAAGTGTACAATACCATCAAACTTCAATATGATGCCGGAGTAAAGACATATTTAGAACTTATGACGGCAGAAACAGATCTTAAAACGAGCCAACTAAATTACTTGAATGCATTATATGCTGTGTTATCAAGTAAACTAGATATTCAAAAAGCACTAGGAACAGTAAATATTAGCAACTAA
- a CDS encoding TetR/AcrR family transcriptional regulator, whose product MNIQLTDKREQIFLSTLSLIHHYGFHGTPMSMIAKEAKVAVGSIYHYFPSKEDLIIELYWYCKEKLNSEVFCGITADQAFEERFIMVWKRWIRFYQQHIEIFGFLEQFYGSPFYEEVRSNVICQKAERNKLINFIDEGIREKHLKNLNVRIILSIYLGGAISLFRNSLITKEEIQEEEMNQLVEIIWNGVKL is encoded by the coding sequence ATGAACATTCAATTAACAGACAAACGAGAGCAAATTTTCCTTAGCACGCTCAGCCTAATCCATCATTATGGTTTTCACGGGACTCCCATGAGTATGATTGCTAAGGAGGCCAAAGTGGCCGTGGGCTCTATATATCATTACTTTCCCTCCAAAGAAGATTTAATCATCGAGCTATACTGGTATTGTAAAGAGAAATTGAATAGCGAGGTATTTTGCGGAATTACTGCAGACCAAGCTTTCGAAGAACGCTTCATTATGGTGTGGAAGCGTTGGATTCGATTTTACCAACAGCATATCGAAATCTTTGGATTTTTAGAACAGTTTTATGGCTCCCCATTTTATGAGGAAGTTCGAAGTAATGTGATCTGCCAGAAAGCAGAACGCAATAAGCTCATTAATTTTATTGATGAGGGTATTCGAGAGAAACATTTAAAGAATTTGAATGTTCGAATAATATTGTCGATCTATCTCGGAGGGGCAATCTCCCTTTTCCGTAACAGCCTCATAACTAAAGAGGAAATACAGGAAGAGGAAATGAATCAATTAGTAGAAATTATTTGGAACGGCGTTAAATTATAA
- a CDS encoding efflux RND transporter periplasmic adaptor subunit encodes MKRNHIFTALLLTSGLFVQACGNKEAEKKDAGPGMQAPATPVTTAVVSQEVVTGIRSYPSNVVPLQETEIRAEVSGYITNIYVADGAYVSKGQRLYEIDRVRYTAAVDQARANVEIAKANLARVEKDLQRYEKLADQDAIAKQTLDYAYTDVNNQKAQVQAAQAALTTAKTNLQRSVIVAPFSGNIGISQVRSGALVSAGTTLLNTVSSTNPIAVEFQINEKEIPEFTGLQAGKTSTTINLTLPDGSTYGSLGRISTIDRAVDPQTGTLKVRASFDNPANTLRAGLNLTLNVASTKAHEEMVIPYRAIFEQLGTFSVYTVNDSSTVDLKQISLGQKLGDKVVVASGLQLGERIVVDGVAALKQGAKIVENDNATAQPKK; translated from the coding sequence ATGAAGAGAAATCACATATTCACAGCACTATTACTAACTTCTGGCTTATTTGTACAAGCATGTGGAAACAAAGAAGCGGAGAAAAAGGATGCAGGACCTGGAATGCAGGCCCCAGCAACACCTGTAACAACAGCAGTTGTATCTCAAGAAGTCGTAACAGGCATTCGCTCCTACCCTTCCAATGTCGTTCCGTTACAAGAAACAGAAATTCGTGCGGAAGTGTCTGGTTATATTACCAATATCTATGTTGCTGATGGTGCTTATGTCAGCAAAGGTCAGCGTCTTTACGAAATTGATCGTGTAAGATACACCGCTGCTGTAGATCAAGCTCGCGCGAATGTGGAGATTGCTAAAGCAAATCTTGCCCGTGTGGAAAAAGACTTGCAACGTTATGAAAAACTAGCAGATCAGGATGCGATCGCAAAACAAACGCTAGATTACGCATATACGGACGTTAATAATCAAAAAGCACAAGTTCAAGCGGCACAGGCTGCGTTAACAACTGCTAAGACAAACCTTCAACGCTCCGTAATTGTGGCTCCATTTTCTGGAAATATTGGTATTTCTCAAGTGCGTTCTGGTGCATTAGTCAGTGCAGGTACTACCCTATTGAATACGGTAAGTTCGACCAATCCAATTGCAGTAGAGTTCCAAATTAATGAGAAAGAGATCCCTGAATTCACAGGTCTTCAGGCTGGAAAAACATCAACTACTATTAATTTAACATTGCCTGACGGAAGTACTTATGGTTCATTAGGTCGTATTTCGACCATTGACCGTGCAGTTGACCCACAAACTGGAACATTAAAGGTGCGTGCATCCTTTGACAACCCTGCGAACACGTTGCGCGCTGGATTAAACTTGACCTTGAACGTTGCGAGCACAAAAGCTCATGAAGAAATGGTTATCCCTTACCGTGCAATTTTCGAACAGTTAGGAACATTTTCAGTTTATACGGTTAATGACAGCAGTACAGTAGACTTGAAGCAAATCTCTTTAGGTCAAAAGCTTGGTGACAAAGTGGTTGTAGCAAGTGGTCTTCAATTGGGAGAACGCATTGTTGTCGACGGTGTTGCCGCATTAAAACAAGGAGCAAAAATTGTCGAGAACGATAATGCCACTGCTCAACCTAAGAAATAA
- a CDS encoding MFS transporter, which translates to MTNQAPMHKNVWILVFVAALGYFVDIFDLIIFSIVRIQSFTDIGVPPEEMRSKGEFVLNMQMGGLLIGGVIWGVLGDKYGRIKVLFGSILMYSIANIANGFVQDVTSYGIIRFVAGIGLAGELGAGITLVSEAMHRRKRGYGTMIVAGVGVLGAILAYYISEWYSWRTAYFVGGGMGLLLLLMRVGVFESGMFNEMNDKKIAKGQISILFNNRERFTRYLYCLCIGLPIWFVVGVLVTQAPEIGQALHAETVLSAGKGVMFTYLGISLGDFMAGLIAQVFKSRKKVVLVYQLIILLFSCIYLLRQGITETEFLWLAFFMGIGVGYWATFITIAAEQFGTNIRATVATTAPNFVRGALIPSTILYGVFVDWFGIISAAIIMIILLSGIAIFALSRLKESFDKDLNFIEE; encoded by the coding sequence ATGACTAACCAAGCCCCTATGCACAAGAATGTATGGATATTGGTATTCGTGGCAGCCCTCGGATACTTTGTGGATATTTTTGATTTAATCATCTTTTCAATTGTCAGGATTCAATCCTTTACGGATATTGGAGTACCGCCAGAAGAGATGCGGAGCAAGGGAGAATTTGTCCTCAATATGCAAATGGGTGGTTTACTGATCGGTGGTGTTATTTGGGGTGTTCTGGGGGATAAATACGGTCGAATAAAGGTTCTTTTCGGATCGATTCTGATGTATTCGATCGCCAATATTGCAAATGGATTCGTACAGGACGTCACAAGTTACGGGATCATTCGATTTGTTGCAGGTATTGGGCTTGCTGGCGAATTGGGAGCTGGTATCACTTTAGTCTCGGAAGCGATGCATAGAAGAAAGCGCGGATACGGAACAATGATTGTGGCAGGAGTAGGTGTTTTAGGCGCTATACTAGCTTATTATATTTCGGAGTGGTATAGTTGGCGTACAGCTTATTTCGTTGGTGGAGGGATGGGATTATTGCTTTTACTGATGCGTGTTGGTGTCTTTGAGTCGGGGATGTTCAACGAAATGAATGATAAGAAGATCGCGAAAGGGCAGATTTCGATCCTTTTCAATAATAGAGAGCGATTCACTCGATATTTATACTGTCTATGTATCGGACTCCCAATTTGGTTTGTCGTCGGAGTATTAGTGACTCAGGCTCCAGAGATTGGACAGGCCTTACATGCTGAGACGGTATTGAGTGCTGGAAAAGGAGTGATGTTTACCTATCTAGGGATTTCCCTTGGCGATTTTATGGCGGGTTTGATAGCGCAGGTATTCAAATCTAGAAAAAAGGTAGTTTTGGTTTATCAGTTAATTATTCTCCTGTTTTCTTGTATTTATTTGTTGAGACAAGGGATAACAGAGACTGAATTTCTGTGGTTAGCTTTTTTCATGGGCATTGGAGTTGGCTATTGGGCAACATTTATTACGATTGCTGCTGAACAGTTCGGAACGAATATTCGTGCAACTGTTGCGACTACTGCACCCAACTTTGTTCGAGGAGCGTTAATTCCATCAACTATACTCTATGGCGTTTTCGTGGATTGGTTTGGAATAATTTCGGCAGCAATAATCATGATTATACTGCTCTCAGGAATCGCAATATTCGCTTTAAGCCGGTTAAAAGAGAGCTTTGATAAGGATTTGAACTTTATTGAAGAATAG